AATTCTATTTATATTATCTCAAATTATAAATGCATATAATGAAATCAATTGGGTACATGTAATTCTATTATTAGAAAAGATGGCTGTGGTTGCAATAGCACAAGGTTTTTTAAGCCATAAACAATTTATTAAAGTATTTGTAAATTGTTTATGTATGATTTCTTTGATTAGTATAATTACTTATTTCTTATATATATATCAACCTAATATTTTGCAGCCGTTTATAATGTATAAATTAGTCAATAATACAATCTATGTTATGACGTATTGGCATACAATCGGGTGGGGTATTGCATTTAATAGAAATGCTGGTCCATTTTGGGAGCCAGGTATGTTTGCTTGTTATTTGATTATTGGGTTATTTTTTTTATTGTTTATCGATGAGATATTTTCTAGTAAGTATAAAAAAGTAGTTTCTGTAATATTTATTATGACGATATTAACAACAAAGTCGGCTATGGGATATTTGACATTAACTTTTATGATGATTGCATACATATTTAAATACCATGATGTTTCTAAAAGATTCTTTTTTATGAAATATGTTTTTACATTATTTATTCTTTTTATTTGTATTATGTTAACAAATACACCAATCATTCAAGATAAGTTTTTTTCAGATAATTCATCAATTCAAGCACGTACTTTAGATTTGTATGGTGGCATCTCAATTATTTTAAAGAATCCTTTTTTTGGCGTGGGATATAAATCGGCTTTATCAGAGCAATTAGAAATAGAATTAGGTACAGGTGGCAGTTCAAATGGTTTGATTCAAGGTATTTATAGAGGAGGAGGATTATTTTTTACCGTACTTTTATTTTTTTATTATTGTGGTTGTAAACAATTGCTAAGTAAGAAATTTGAGGCTGTAATATTATATATCATACTATTGATGTTAATGGCTTCTCAACCCATACAATTCTTTTCTATAATACTTCTATTTGCCTATAAATTTTCTGATGAAATTATATCTCAAAATATTGAATGTAAACCCCAGTTTAATTGAAAGTGTGATTAAATGAAAAATATTAATATAAAGTCTGTTTTAAATGATATAACGGTCAAGGCTAGTTTAGGCTATTCTATCGGTAACATATTAATAAAAGGTATAAGTTTTTTAACGTTACCAGTATTTACGAGAATTCTTTCAACATCCGATTTTGGTATTTATAATTCTTATATTGCTTATGAAACAATTCTATACATGATAATAGGTATAACTTTGCATGACAGTATACGGAGTGCTAAATATGAATTTAAAAATTCATTTAATGAATACATATCATCTATAACTTTAATTGTTATATTGAATTTATGTGTGTCACTTTTAATCGTACATATATATAGTGAGCAATTAAGTAAGTTTACTGGTTTTGAAAAAATTATTCTAAATATTTTATTAATACATAGTGCATGTACTGCAATTTTATTAATTTATAATTATGTTATTACTTTAAGCTACTCCTATAAACAATACTTAATAATGGCCTTCTTGAATACTGGGCTTAATATCGGATTATCGTTATTATTGATTAGTCAGGAATGTATTGAGAAAAAGTATTTAGGACGGATATTTGGTGCTTCAATATCAATGATTGTTATATCATTATGGATACTTCTTTATTTTTATAAGAGAGCTAAGCCGGTATTTAATTATGACTATTGGAAATTTGCCATTAAATATAGTATTCCTATAGTACCACATGGATTATCACAAGTTATATTATCACAATTTGACAGAGTGATGATTCAACGAATAGTAGGTGCATCAGAAGCAGGTTTATATAGTTTCTCATATACATTATCAACAATTTATAAAATTATTATTAATTCACTTGAATCGACATGGTCACCTTGGTTTTATGAGCAAATGGGGAAAAAAAATTATGATAATATAAGAAAAAGATCTAACGTATATTTTATAATTTTCTTATTTATAATTATGATTCTTGTATTTATTACTCCAGAAATAACAATAATTATGTCAGGAAGAGATTTCTGGAATTCAAAGTATACGACAATTCCCGTATTATTAGGTTCTTTTTTTGCTGCGATTTATGTAATACCTGTACAAGTTGAGTATTACTATAAAAAAACTAGTTTAATTGCTATGGGTACAATTGGAGCGGCAATTATAAATATTATTTTAAATGTTATATGTATAAATAAATATGGCTATATTGCTGCAGCTTATACAACATTATTATCATATTTTATAAATTTTATTTTTCATTTGATAATGACTTATAAGATTATTGGTTTCATGTTATTCGATTTAAGAATGATTGCATTAATAGTAATTTGTTTATTTTTTATTGGGATAATAAGCTTATTTGCAATGGAAAAATTCATAGTAAGGTTCCTATTTTTAATTATTTGGAGTGTTATATTAAGTATGATGCTTTATAAAATTATTAATAAGGATTATTTAAAGGGAGATGAATAAAAGAGGTGGAAGAATGAACAAAATCTATGTAAACAAATATACAAAT
This genomic window from Oxobacter pfennigii contains:
- a CDS encoding O-antigen ligase family protein, encoding MKTFLIYMYVIYVLFCNGTVFLGVLYGNMISVIIFPVFILAAIHRKRIIKQNFARFSILAILFILSQIINAYNEINWVHVILLLEKMAVVAIAQGFLSHKQFIKVFVNCLCMISLISIITYFLYIYQPNILQPFIMYKLVNNTIYVMTYWHTIGWGIAFNRNAGPFWEPGMFACYLIIGLFFLLFIDEIFSSKYKKVVSVIFIMTILTTKSAMGYLTLTFMMIAYIFKYHDVSKRFFFMKYVFTLFILFICIMLTNTPIIQDKFFSDNSSIQARTLDLYGGISIILKNPFFGVGYKSALSEQLEIELGTGGSSNGLIQGIYRGGGLFFTVLLFFYYCGCKQLLSKKFEAVILYIILLMLMASQPIQFFSIILLFAYKFSDEIISQNIECKPQFN
- a CDS encoding oligosaccharide flippase family protein — its product is MKNINIKSVLNDITVKASLGYSIGNILIKGISFLTLPVFTRILSTSDFGIYNSYIAYETILYMIIGITLHDSIRSAKYEFKNSFNEYISSITLIVILNLCVSLLIVHIYSEQLSKFTGFEKIILNILLIHSACTAILLIYNYVITLSYSYKQYLIMAFLNTGLNIGLSLLLISQECIEKKYLGRIFGASISMIVISLWILLYFYKRAKPVFNYDYWKFAIKYSIPIVPHGLSQVILSQFDRVMIQRIVGASEAGLYSFSYTLSTIYKIIINSLESTWSPWFYEQMGKKNYDNIRKRSNVYFIIFLFIIMILVFITPEITIIMSGRDFWNSKYTTIPVLLGSFFAAIYVIPVQVEYYYKKTSLIAMGTIGAAIINIILNVICINKYGYIAAAYTTLLSYFINFIFHLIMTYKIIGFMLFDLRMIALIVICLFFIGIISLFAMEKFIVRFLFLIIWSVILSMMLYKIINKDYLKGDE